GGCCCGCACTGGCAAGCGGACATCCAGGCTCCTCTGtgaggccagcctgggcgaggagATCCCCCTCTAGCCCTCAGGTACCTCCCACGGCCTGGCCTCCGATTCCTGGGGCTGCCCATAgccctgggggccctgggggggtggggaatgagTGCTGCTGCCCTCTCCTGGAACCCGCATGCTGGGATGTGTTTGAGGGGGTCTGATAAACATAGACAGGCCCTTCCCACATGTATACCACCTGGTCCCCAGGAGGGTAAGGCGTGTGCCCCGTGCAGACTCCTGAAGGGTAACTGCGTCTGTCTCCTCTCTGCTAGACCTGCGGAACCAGCCCTACATCCGCTCGGACACAGGCCGCCGCAGCGCCCGCCGGAGACCCCCGGGACCCCCCCTGCAGGTCACCTCGGACCTCTCGCTGTAGCCCCCATTTCCGCAGATGGActctggggatgggggaggggcaagaCAGGGCTCAAGGAGGGGGTCCTCAGCTCGGCTGGGCCGGGCAGCCCTTCTGCCGCTGGCCCCAGCCAGGGGCTCTCCCAGATGGGCAGGCGCACTCTCATCTTGCTACAGGGGTCAGTATCGCCGGCCCGCCCCCCAAATGCTGCTCGCagcgccctcctccccccaataGCCATACTGTACTTAGCCTCAGCGGGAGCCTGGCCGGTAACTTATAAAGTGCAACCTCGCCCCCCCTCCGGCCCCCATCCGGGGACTCTCCACGGACCTTATTTTTATACAAGATTAATAAAGATGTTTGCAAGAGGTCTGCGTCCGCTCCGTGCCCCCCACAGCAGCCTGTCTCCTGCAGCCAACGCTTTGCTGGTACAAGTCCTTCACAGCAGGTGTCTGCCAACCGCTCTGGCGGCTGGCGGAGGGGAAGGGGTGGCTTCGGCACTAGAGTTGGGGGGCGGGACCAGCGTCGAGGGGTTCCACCAGTCCTGTTCCTAGCTGGGGATCCTGCGGCATCCTTAGCCGCGTCCATGAGTGCCCTCCGATTGCACCCCAGCCCATCCGGCCTCCATCTCCGCCAGCCCACCCCGTTTCTAGGACTCCTGCTCCGACTCTCTTCgcctgctcctcccctccccgctggtcgcaccccacctgcctgccccgcccctaCTCTCCCGCCTCGCCCCGGCCCCCTCCTTCCCGGGCCTTTGCCTGGGCTGCTTGGCCCCCGGTTAGTCCCCAGCTTGGGGTGGccggaggggcagggctggggaagtCGGATTTAGGAACTCGGGGCCAGGTGTCTGAGAGGAGGGGCTGCTCAGACCTGGGTGGGGAAGccggaggaggaaaaggaggggcCCGTCCTGAGAGCAGGTCCTGAGTGAGAGTCCCTCTTCCCCCGGGTCCCAAAGGGGGGCACCCGCTTTGTGAGTCTGCCAGCTTGGCGTGGGGAAGGCCGCTGAGCCGCTGGGCTGGCAGCAGAGGGGAGGCCCCGGTGACCGCGCTGTGCAGCCTGGGCCGCAGGACCTGCCCTGGCAGCCTGGCTCAGCCGCAGAGCCCGCTGCTTCTCGGAGAAGCAGCTTGAGGGAGAAAAGTGGGGCAGCGCCCTAGACACCgcctcccctccttccatcccACAGTGGAAACCAAAACTGGACAGGAAGCCACTTGTCTCTGGCCTGGGGCGGGTTGGGGCCCAGGAAACAGGCCCACGGGGCGGCTCTCATGCTGCGCacgtccacagggctgctgggcgGGAGCTGACAGTCTGAAGATATCCTGGAATACGGGGGGCAGGTAGAGGGGCAGGCAGCAACGTGAACCGCACACATAATACAGAGGATAGCGGCTGCTGTGTGTTGGCACTTGTTTAGTGACCATGTCCAAAACTCACGTTCGGACAAGTTTGTATGAAGAACGTTAAAAACTCATGTCCAAGGCCACGGCACCAGCAGGGGCAATGCTAGGCTTGGGGCCCCGGCGGTCTGGCCCTGGAGCTACGGAGCATCGAGGCTGCAGGAGCCTGCTGGCACCTGGAAGTAGCAGGCACAGCAAATTATTGATGAATAAAATGATTCTGTTTTGAGGGACCTCTGCCAGTATCAAGGCATGATCGTTGGGGGCAACAGGGtccccagattgtgaaaggggtTTCTTTTACCCCAACTCCCACAGCCCCAGGTTCCAGGGGTAGGGGACTTTTTTCCCAATTATTTCTCCCAGTATCCTgttcattcatccacccatccatccatccacttaccAACCATCCCAATACCTTCCTATCCACCAATTCatcttacacacatacacatgcgcgcgcgcgcgcacgcacacacacacacacacacacacacacaccccagtgggCCCTGGGGTTGAAGAGATGAGCAAATTAGACTGGCACGGAGAGAAGGGTACAATACAACCACTATTTCTCGCAGTGACCTCAGCCGCTGGGCAGGCAACCCCTTGCAGTTCTGCTCTGAGCACCCCCTACTTTttctccctgctcccagccaAGGGCCCTCACCTGACAGCTGCCGGGATGTCAGTAGTAGCGGGTCCTTGTCTGCAAAGCTGCCTCGGGGAAAGAGATTGAAAGTCCTTTGCAGCTGCTGCAGAGGTGACAGGGCCAGGCAGGCTTATCCCAAACCCAGCACCCCACTCCCGGCCCTCACCTCTGAGACCCAGCACCCGGGCCTGACGACGCTACGAAACGGGTAGCTGCAAGGCCCTTGAACTCTTTGGCCCCGTGTGAGGCCTGCTCAGCCCCCGTGGCCATGGTTGCTGCTGGCTCCGTCGGGGTCAGCAAGGCAGTGGGCCGCTGCAGCCTCCCCTTCCAGGTCTTGCGTGAGCAGTCTTCTGTGGAGGCCTTGGAGGTGGGAAGAAGACACTCCCCATTGGATGCTGAGACTCCAGGGGACCCAGGACCAGGCCTGTGGGCACACAGCTCCGCCTTCTCCCAGGAAACCCCCTACCAGCCATGTGCACCCGCAGTCCTCTAACCAGGGGGCTCGGGCTAGTAGCTTGGAGGAGCAGTGGACCCTGTCCTCGCCCTAGTCACCTGTATGTTCTCTGTGCCCAGGGGGTCTCTTGGTCTTCTGCCCTCTGCTGCCAGAAAGGCAGAATCACAGGCGCTAGGCTGGTCTAGCGCCCCAGGCCCGAAGCTCCCAGGATGGCTTTGGGGTGGACTTGAACATCTTTTGGCGGGGGTGCGCTCTCTCCCTCACCACAGGCCTGCTCCTCTCTGCTGGGGAACCTGCTGCTTTATTCTTTTGGGTTTCTGCCTCTCTTAAAGCATCTGAATTCGCAACTCCACTCTGGCAGCTAACGCAGGAGGCAGAAAGCCAGGAGAGAAAGACACAAGCCCCAAAGTCCTGAAGTCAgggcgtgggggtgggtggggtccaGGCcgaggggggggggctgtggcCTATCTTATCCCAGCTTCCCTTGGAGAGAAGCATCCCCTTCTCCAAACAATGCAAATCCACAAACCACACGGAAAATAATATTCCAGGAAGATTGGTCCCAGCGGCTGAATGACACCCTGGCCAGCCCTTCCCAGACACCTCTGCATCTTTTCCTCATCCCTCCTTCCCGTCTCCTGCCCCCTTCTCCTCTGGCCCCCAGCCCGTCCTTAACTGCTGGCCCCTTCCTAATCCCATTCTCCCCGACCTTGGGTacctcccttcccacctcctctcAAGGTGGGCCAGGCCCCTGAGGATCTGCAAGGCTGGGCTTTCGCTTGGCAGGGAGCCTTGGTCCAGAGTGGGTTGTGGTCCAGGCTGACCAGAGCCCATGTCATGGCActgcctcccctcttctctctctccgaCTTCCCTCTTCACACCCGTGTCCATCCCCACACTCAGAATTCCGTTCCCTCATTTGTTGCCATGTCTCTCCTCTTCCAGAACCTTCCCCACATTGCCCACCTTCCCCTAATGTGGGGAGGCTTGTGCATTTGTGCACATATCTGGCACACGTCTGTGTTGATGCGCTTGTGTGCATGGCATGTGTGGAGCGTGCTTCTGTCTTTGTGTGGATGTGTTATGTGAGTGCCCGTCTGTGTGATGTGCTGGCCAGCTGacagtgtgtgtgcatatgcgtgTCTGGGTTGCATGCACTATTGCACATGGCTCTCCTCTACATTTTGTGGCATCTCTAACTCAAGGCTGTGGGCTCCTGGAGGCCCGTCCTCCAGCTTCATTAtttccctccttccagccccaggACACCATCTTTCCTCATggagagaagcaggaagaaagAACTCCCTTCAGAGTCACCTTCTTGCCTGCTCAGTCCCCCGCTCCCACCCGAGACTCTCTCCTCAGATGCCCCCCATGTGTCCCTGGCTTCAGGCCAAGGGGAAGCCCCATTTTATGATTTAAGGACCTGAAGCCTCAGAGAGGGCACGGAGGCCTCCCCAAGACGAGTCGTGAGTCTCTGCTGATAATATGGAGGCTAGGGAGGTGCAGGGAAGGTGGAACTACCTGTGGGGAGTGAGCGGGGACAAACAGGGCTGGTAGAGCCCTCAGGGGGCAGGGGGACCTGGGGTAGTTAAAAAATGGTGGTGGCATCCCTCAGAAATCGAGACAAGGACTTCGCAGCCAGGTGAGTTCACTGGTTCCGGAGCTTCTGCAGAAAAAGTCTGAGCCGGGGCCAGCACTGGAGGCTTTATTGGTTTTGTTTAGTCATTTCTCTGGGGGAAGAAGTGGGCAACAGCTTAAAATGGATTTTCAGCATTAATGGAGTCTCTTTCTTGGTTCCCGGCACGGAGCTGCAATGCAAAAGAGAGGGTGTCATTTGGGCTCCAGTGGGAGGGTCAAGGGAGAGGGATGAGCCCAGAGGCCGCTCTGAGGAGGGCCCTGGGGCAAGAGGACCTGCTCCTGCTGCACGCGGATGGGCAGCTGACATTGTACTGTGTCCATGCATCACTAGAAGCAAGGGGTGCTGGGAGGACCCTTTTCCCGCACTGGCCACTCGATGGAAGTGTCCCGGGCCCCGGGCTGGAGCCGTCAGGTTCTTGGCATGGAATTAGCCTGAGCATTTCTGATGAGGGACAGGTCATCGGCCCGCGGGGTGAGAGGCCTTCTAATGCTAGAACGGCTCTTCCCATTTTGAACCTAGGTCCCTGGTGAGCCCTGGAGTGCTCACTCTCCAAGGTTCCCGGgcctcctccagccctggcctTGGCACTGCACCCCCCcttcctccacccagccccccatTCCACTGGTCCCTGTCCTCCCGAAACTGTGAGGGGCGGGCCCACCCACACATCCTCGAGCAGCCACCCCTTGCGGGGAGCTGCGCCAGCCTCACTTACTCTTTCCTGTCTCCATTCAGTGAAGAGGACCTGGCCGGGGCCTGGATAAACTTGACTTTCCCTTTAAAGGCGGTCCTTTGGGGCTCCGGCTTGCTAAAGTCAAAGTAAGGGCGCAGGGTCTTGTCTTCCTGCTTGGCAGATTCCAGTGGCTCTCCGGCTTCCAGCGACTTCTCGGATGCCCTCTCCTGCAACCCAGAGAGCTTTTCCTgctctggctcctccttggcAGGCAGGGTGGTGCTCTCCACCATGGGCACCGTAGAAGGCACCATGGGCACTGTAGAAGGCGCCATGGGCACCGTAGAAGGCGCCATGGGCACCGCAGAAGGCACCATGGGCACTGTAGAAGGCTCCACGGCCTTCTGGGGTGGAGATTTCATCATGTGCTCCAAACTGGGCAGGTCCCTGTTGCTGGAGGAGGCGATGGCCAGGGAGGATGCGAAGTTGACCAGATCTTGTAAGTTGATAGCTGGTGTGAGACAGGGGTAGGGCAAGTGGGTGTCTGACGGCTGCCGGGTGCCTGGTTCTGAAAGCTCTGCCTGGGTGCTTTCGTCCTGGAACTGCTTGACGGGGACCGGCTCTGGGGCTGCCTTCTGGTTCAGGGGGCTGGCGATCTTCTCTGTCCTCTCGCCACGATGCATGCCGGTCTCCAAATCCAGGCTGTGTTCTGAGGCCTGGATATCTTTGTCTGCCCAGAAGAGGTGCTTGGAAGTCTGCACAAAGATGGAGCGATGGGTGGAGTCCACTTGTTCCTCGTCCGTGATACTCGGGCTTGTGATGGAGTCCTGCTGCGTTAGCGCCCCCTCAAGGGGCAGGGAGGATTCCAGGTCTTCATTGCAGACCTTCCAGCTGGAGTCCTGCTTGGCCTCAGGCTTAAGCATGGGGGCCGGGCAATACTCCCATGGCGGGCAATACTCCAACGGTGGCGGAGTGTTGGCCTCCTGCACCAGTTTTGTGTCTTGTTCCGGGTCCTCTTTAGGTGGGACATTCAAGTGTAGCAATTCATCCTCCTGAAAAGTTTCAACTGAAAGCTGAGGAGGCCCCTGCCCCTCGGGTCCTCCCTTGCACCAattccctgccctgctcccccgaCCCCAACcctcatggacacacacacacacacacacacacacacacacactctgcacaCTTCCTCCCCACACCTGTCTCTTTGCAGAGAcctcctggggcagggaggtggtgtgAGCAAGGTCAATATCAGTTTGGTACTAGGGTCCCAGAATTGTCAAGGCTAGGGGCTGGTTAGAATTTAGGGAAGATGGGCTTTGTCTACCACCTCTTCAGAAAAGGTGACCCTGCCCACTGTTACCTCTTCCTCATCTTCCTCTTGTGCAGGCTGGGGCTCTTCTTGTGCAGGCTGGGGCTCCTCTTGTGCAGGCGGGAGCTCCTCTTGTGCAGGCTGGGGCTCTTCTTGTGCAGGCTGGGACTCCTCTTGTGCAGGCTGGGGCTCTTCTTGTGCAGGCTGGGACTCCTCTTGTGCAGGCTGGGACTCCTCTTGTGCAGGCTGGGACTCCTCTTGTGCAGGCTGGGACTCCTCTTGTGCAGGCTGGGACTCCTCTTGTGCAGGCGGGAACTCCTCTTGTGCAGGCTGGGACTCCTCTTGTGCAGGCGGGAGCTCCTCATGTGAAGGCTGGAGCTCATGTTGGTTTAAGTCAATCCTAAGACAGAAGGAGACAGAGTGGGTGACAGGGCTTCACGGGGTTGGTGGGATGG
The genomic region above belongs to Myotis daubentonii chromosome 16, mMyoDau2.1, whole genome shotgun sequence and contains:
- the SPATA32 gene encoding spermatogenesis-associated protein 32 isoform X2: MGMTGANGFPCCSKDSVDIVETQIDLNQHELQPSHEELPPAQEESQPAQEEFPPAQEESQPAQEESQPAQEESQPAQEESQPAQEESQPAQEEPQPAQEESQPAQEEPQPAQEELPPAQEEPQPAQEEPQPAQEEDEEEEDELLHLNVPPKEDPEQDTKLVQEANTPPPLEYCPPWEYCPAPMLKPEAKQDSSWKVCNEDLESSLPLEGALTQQDSITSPSITDEEQVDSTHRSIFVQTSKHLFWADKDIQASEHSLDLETGMHRGERTEKIASPLNQKAAPEPVPVKQFQDESTQAELSEPGTRQPSDTHLPYPCLTPAINLQDLVNFASSLAIASSSNRDLPSLEHMMKSPPQKAVEPSTVPMVPSAVPMAPSTVPMAPSTVPMVPSTVPMVESTTLPAKEEPEQEKLSGLQERASEKSLEAGEPLESAKQEDKTLRPYFDFSKPEPQRTAFKGKVKFIQAPARSSSLNGDRKDSVPGTKKETPLMLKIHFKLLPTSSPREMTKQNQ
- the SPATA32 gene encoding spermatogenesis-associated protein 32 isoform X1 produces the protein MERTAEASPAAPVPEPLTTFFLPGANGFPCCSKDSVDIVETQIDLNQHELQPSHEELPPAQEESQPAQEEFPPAQEESQPAQEESQPAQEESQPAQEESQPAQEESQPAQEEPQPAQEESQPAQEEPQPAQEELPPAQEEPQPAQEEPQPAQEEDEEEEDELLHLNVPPKEDPEQDTKLVQEANTPPPLEYCPPWEYCPAPMLKPEAKQDSSWKVCNEDLESSLPLEGALTQQDSITSPSITDEEQVDSTHRSIFVQTSKHLFWADKDIQASEHSLDLETGMHRGERTEKIASPLNQKAAPEPVPVKQFQDESTQAELSEPGTRQPSDTHLPYPCLTPAINLQDLVNFASSLAIASSSNRDLPSLEHMMKSPPQKAVEPSTVPMVPSAVPMAPSTVPMAPSTVPMVPSTVPMVESTTLPAKEEPEQEKLSGLQERASEKSLEAGEPLESAKQEDKTLRPYFDFSKPEPQRTAFKGKVKFIQAPARSSSLNGDRKDSVPGTKKETPLMLKIHFKLLPTSSPREMTKQNQ